In Microbulbifer pacificus, the genomic stretch CAGGGCGTCTTCGACACTGGTTATTCCGCAGATCTTTACGCGCATATTCCATACACCGCTGACGCGGCCAGCTGGCGTCCGGTCACTAACGCCACGAATCCCGTGCGCTGGCAGCAGAGAAAATCGGAGAGCCCGGGATACTAGCAGATCGGGGGTTTGGGCGAAACGCGGCGTTTATCGCCCACTATTGGCGATGGCGTCCAGCGGCAGCGGTACCAGCAGTGGTCCAGGCGGCCATTCCGGCAGAACAAACTCATCCGGGTACTGCACATTGACCAGGTACAGCCCGTGGGGCGGAGCAGTGACACCAGCTGCGGCGCGATCACGCGCCGCCAGTACATCCGCCACCCACTCGGGCGCGCGATCGCCGCGCCCGACCGCCATCAGTACACCGGCAATATTGCGCACCATATGGTGCAGGAATGCGGTCGCGCTGACTTCAAGCACGATCAATTGACCGACACGACCGATATCCAGCTTGGACAGTCGGCGCACCGGAGAGCGCGCCTGGCACTGCGCCGCCCGGAAACTGCTGAAGTCGTGTTCACCAATCAAGTGCTGTGCGCCTGCACGCATGGCATCGAGATCCAGCTCCCGCTCACTCCAGGTCACTTCGGTGGCCGCCTGCGCGGAGCGCGTGGCTGCGCTGTGAATCAGATACCGATAGGTCCGGCTGCGCGCGGAAAAACGCGCGTGAAACTGCGCCGGCACCTCCTGCGCCCAGTGCACCCGCACATCGAACGGCATTTGGGTATTCACACCCTGAATCCAGGCCCTGGTCGGCCTTGTGGCGCTGGTATCAAAATGGATTACCTGCCCGGTGGCGTGCACGCCGGCATCGGTGCGCCCGGCACACACCAGCGTGACCGGTTCTGCCGCAACGTTCGACAGCGCCTTCTCCAGGGTTTCCTGCACCGTCAGGGGATCGTGACTCTGCTTCTGAAACCCCCGCAGTCGCGAACCACAGTACTCCACACCAAGCGCAATCCTGCGCAGTCCTGGGGGCAGTGATTCTCCTTCCGGCACCTCACCATTGGCTTTGTATTCGTAAATCTTGTTCATCATGCCGTGGAGTTTACACCTGCGGAAAAAGAAAGACCCCGCATAGAGCGGGGTCAAAGTGTTGTCGCTGTAGATAGCGTGAATAAAACGTCCGGATATCAGCCCATGTGCTTGAGCATATCTTTCGCGCGCTGCTGGTGCTCTCCGGTGGCTTCTTCCACCACCTCTCCCAGAATTTCACGGGCACCATCTTTGTCGCCCATATCCAGGTAGGCCTGCGCCAGCTCCAGTTTGGTACTGACTTCGTCACTGCCTTCCAAAAGGTTCAGCTCGGAATCGAGATCGCTCTCGAGATTGAAGCCCAGGTCGCCCAGCGCCTCATCGTCCGCAGCCGCTTGCTTGCGAGGTGCGGATTCTTCCGCAACGGCAACGTCCAGGTCTTCTTCCAGTTCCAAACCGCCAGACACGCTAGCGGCACTTTCGCCGCCCAGATCGATCTCACCCAGGTCATCAAAATCCCCCAGGTCAATGGAATCGAGATCAATGGAATCGAGATCCAGACCATCCAGATTGCCGTCTTCAACGGAGAGCTCGGTGTCATTGCCAGCGGGGACCGCATCACCGCGGACATCGCCCTCGGCGCTCACGAGGTCACCGTCGTCTTCCATGGGCGTGAGATCCAACTCAAAGTCGAGGCCGCCCTCTTCCGCCATTGGAGTGGACGCTGTATTTGCCGACGGTTCGGCAGAAACGTCAAAGTCGGTGTCGATATCCAGATCTCCAAGCCCTTCCAATCCATCCAGGCTTTCAAGGTCCAGTTCACCGTCGGCGATCAGATCGTCGAATTCCAGTTCGCTGTCCGCAGCGGGCTGCGAAGTCGATTCAGAGGCAGGCCCCTCTGCAGCCATCTCCAGCGAAGACTGCTCCGACTCAAGATTCCCGTCAAAACCACCTTCAAGACCGCTGTCCAGTTCGTCGCCCAGATCCAGATCCAGAGAAAAATCACCATCGTCGGCAGACAGGCCTTGCGGTGCCGATTCCACCTCGTCGTCAAGATCCAGTGAAAATTCATCCAGGAGACCGAGTTCGTCGTCTTCCTCAGCTTCCACCGCGGTATTTTTATTGCCCGAAAACTCGTCGAGATCGTCAAAGCTCGCATCGAGATTGAAGTCCGCAGTATCGAAATCCGCACTTAGGTCATCGAGCTGCGCGGCTTCCAGAGACTCGCTGGAGAAATCCACTTCCGGGGCTACAAAGGGAGCTATGCCGGGGATGGTTTCACGCAAACGCGCAGCCCGATCCGCCGCCGGACCGTCGCTATAACTCAGCAGCTGGCGGTAGTGCTCGTCAAACTGTTCAGCACTCTTTTGCTGGGCGTACACTTCCAGCAGCATCAGGCGAGCATCAACATTGGCGGGTGCCGACCTGAGCCCAGTCAGCAACTTGGCCTCAGCCTCCTGGTACTGCGCCAGGGACAGATGAATTTCCGCCTCCCCGATGGGGTCGTCGGTCTCCACTTCACCCAACTGATCCAGATCAAAACTTTCGCTGGCTTCCAGCTCTTCCACGGCGGACAGATTGTCATCCGCTTCCGCGAACTCCAACGTTTCCGTCTGGGCCCGCTCCGCCGCCATCTCGGCCTCGACCTGGCGGATGGCCTCCTCTTCTTCGCGGCGACGACGCCAGGTGACAAAGCCGAACAACGCCACCAGCAATGCACCCGCGCCAACACCGATGGGCACGATATTGTCCATCACACGCTCAACCAGAGTCGGCTCGGGACGCGTCTGTACCACCACGCGATTGCGGGCTTCGTCGTTCTCCGGCGCGACTTCGGCAGCTTCCGGTTCGCTGACCGCACTCTGCTCCGGTGTTGCCGTCGAGGCATCCACGCCCTCGATCTCCCCACCGACGTCCAAACCCGCATCCTCGGTGCTGGTGTCTTCGGCTTCGGATTCAGCACCTTCAAGCGACTGCGCGGCAGCGGCCTGTACCGCCTGCAGCTCGTCGTTGGAGACTTCCACCATGCGTTCCATGGTGTCGATCTGTTCGTTAAGTTCGCCGATACGCTCCTGCAGTTCGGTATTCTCAAGGCGGGACTTGTCGAGTTCCTCCTCGCTCACCGCCAGCTCACCCTCCAGGGCCTCGCTGTCGCCGGTGCCACTGCCGCTACCAGACAGTACGGATTCATTGTCGCCGGGCGCCGCCAGGGACACGCGCCCTTCCAGTGCATCGCTCTCGACGGTTTCTTCCGCCACGGCGCGACCATCCAGTGGGGCCCCGGTGACTTCGGTATCACCAACACGCTCGCGCCACGCCTCATTCTGGGTCGCCACCTGAGAGACCGCTTCGGTGCGAGTCAGGCTGCGCACTTCATCGTTGGTGGGCAGACGCAGGACGGCGCCCTTCTTGAGCAAATTGATGTTGTTGTTGATAAACGCTTCGGGATTGAGACGCTGGATGGCCAGCATGGTCTGCTGCACAGAAACTTCGCGGGTTTCACGGTTGTCGCGGGCAATTTCCCACAGGGTCTTGTTGGCTTCCACCGGACCGTAGACACGGCTTCCGGAACTCGCGACCGTCTCGGGCTGCGGCGCAGGCTGCAATTCGGCGGGCTCCTCATACACCGGCTGCGCGGGTTCGGTGACGGTCTCCTGCGGTGCCTGGTATTCGGACTCAGGCTGTTCCACCGGTGCCTGTACCGGCTCGGGCTGGCGCACGATAGTGGGCTTCAGCGGCGTCTGTGGCGGCGGGTTGCGGACAATCTGCTGGCGCTCGCGCTCGGCAGCCTGTACCGGCTGGGAGGCAGTATTGGTGGAGAAGGCCGGCAGGTCCATCAACAGGGTGTATTCCCGCAGTAAGCGGCCACTTGGCCAGCGGGTTTCCACCAGAAAATTCAGAAAGGGTTCACGGATGGGGGCGCGGCTTGAAATACGCACCACCGGCTCGCCATTGGAATAGTCGATGCTGAACTGCAGTTCGTCGAGCAGGTAGGCGCGATCCACGCCAGCGCGCTCGAAGTCGTCGGAACTGGCCAGGCGCACCTTGATTTCATTTTCACCAAGGCCGCGAGTCTGCAGCAGTTTGATTTCCGCATTGAGAGGTTGGTTCAAGGTGGAGTTCAGTTTGATCTCACCCAGACCAAGCGCGAGAGCCCCGTTGCCTCCCAGTGCGCTGACCAGACCAACTGCAAGTGCCAGCTTTTGCACACGCATAACCGATTCCCTTTATTTTTAGAATCACTCCGGAATCTGTTCATTCTTCACCCAAAGTGCCAGAAACAGAAACCGGGCCGCGCGGCATGCCGCGCATTTTTTACTCAAAAGAACCAGTGCTCAGACACCAGGCTCTACTCTCCGACGAAACTCTCCGCGAAAGAATCGCCCCCCGATAAAGACTTAGCCCGTCGGGTATCCTCTCCCATGATTACGGCAATGCCCCCCAGGCAGTGCCGTCCCCGCGCCTCTAGAATCGGCCGGGCAATGTTAAGAAGAAACCTTCACAAAGGTCGCTAAGTATTAAATATCAATGGGTTTTTAGCAACAAGTGGACAATCTGTACACAGTTAATTGCGACGTCTTTCCGCAAATTGTCGGATGCCGCACAAAAATTGACCCATGCAGGACCCAGCAACCCGCTGCGCAAACGCCCGACCAGAGTATTCTCACTACCCACCGCGTCCTGCGCCGATGGGCGCTCACGCATTTCCAGGCGCGCACCATTAGTGAGCAGGCCGCGCACCTTGGAGAGCTCCACCGGGTTTTCCAGCTGCGCACTCAGGTTCGCCAACTGGCCGTGAAATACCGATGCGGTATTGATGGTGGCATCAAACGCAATGGACTCGCCGAGCAGGCGGCGCAGCTCCAGTACCAGAGCCAGCTCGCTGACACTGTGGCCACTTTCCAGCAGCGCTTCCGCGGAACTCAGGTGATTGAACGCCAGACGCTGCCCGGTAACTTCATCCGCCTCAGGCTCCTGGCCGTTGAACAGGCGTGCGGTCTGTGCCGCAGCGGCATCCACGCTGGCCTTGCCGAGTGCGGACACTGGCTGATTCAGCACCACGTCCACGGATTTCAATTGCGACTTCAGCGGGTACAGTGCCTCCGCAATCATCGCCGCACCGGCACCCGGCACCGCCACCACCCGGCGCTCGACCGTCTGTAGTGCTGCCGCGTTCAGCAGCGGGTGTATCAGGGCTACGGAGTCATCCCCGCGACTGATTCCCGCCGCGTCGACCACCCAGGCTCCGGCTTCTTCGGCCTTGGTCACAGCCGCACTGGCCGTATCGCCACCACTCAGTAACAACAGCACCTGATCGGCAGAAAAAGTGAACTCGTCCAACGGTGTGACAGCAATACTGCGGTTGGCAAAAACCTGCGGGTCAGCCTCCACTTCGTCACCCACCACCAGCTTCAGCTGTGCGGGGGTTACGGTATTGCGCTCCTCGAGGATTTCCAGCAGCGCATCAAAGGGCGCACTGCCGACGCCAAGGATCACCAGTTCCCGGTTGGATTCAGTCATAGTTGTACTCATGCTGTGGTTCGACTGCTTTTAGGCCAGTTCGGCGATAAATTCAGCAGTCTGAAAAATGCGGGGGATTATACTCGCGAAGCGAGTGGGGGGAAGCCGCCCCGAGAAATGGGGCGGCGAAATGGATGTTTTTCGTACTTACAGTTTGCCCAGCAGAATTAGCAACACACGACGCAGTGGTTCGGCGGCACCCCACAACAGCTGGTCACCGACGGTAAAGGCGTTCAGGTATTCGCCACCGAGGCTCAGCTTGCGCAGGCGACCGACCGGGATATCCAGCTTTCCGGTGACCGCGGTGGGAGTCAGCTCCTGCAGAGTGATGGCGCGGTCGTTCGGTACCACTTTCACCCAGTCGTTGGCGGAGGCAATCAGCTGCTCGACTTCCGCCAGCGGCACGTCTTTTTTCAGTTTCACGGTAAATGCCTGACTGTGGCAGCGCATGGCGCCGATACGTACGCAGGTACCGTCCACCGGCACCACGCTGCTGGTGCCGAGAATCTTGTTGGCCTCCACCTGGGCCTTCCACTCCTCCCGGCTCTGACCGTTTTCCAGTTGGGTGTCGATCCACGGCAGCAGGCTGCCGGCCAGCGGTGCGCCGAATTCCGAGGTGGGGAAATCACCACCGCGCATGCTTTCCACCACCTTGCGATCGATATCCAGAATCGCACTGGCCGGGTCCGCCAGTTCCGCGGCTACGCCGTCGCGGATCGCGCCCATCTGGGAAATCAGCTCGCGCATGTTCTTGGCACCGGCGCCGCTGGCGGCCTGATAGGTCATGGAGGTGACCCACTCCACCAGTCCCGCCTTGAACAGTCCGCCCAGGCCCATCAGCATCAAGCTCACGGTACAGTTGCCGCCGATGTAGTTTTTTACACCGGACTCGATGCCGCGGTCGATCACATCGCGGTTCACCGGGTCCAGCACGATGATGGCGTCGTCCGCCATACGCAGGCTCGACGCCGCATCGATCCAGTAGCCATTCCAGCCTTTTTCACGCAGTTTGCCAAAGACTTCCTTGGTGTAGTCGCCGCCCTGACAACTGACAATCGCGTCCAGTTCGGCCAGCGCATCCAGATCGTAGGCATCCTTCAATGGCGCGACATCCTTGCCGATATCCGGCGCAGCGCCGCCGGCATTGGAGGTGGAGAAAAATACCGGCTCTGCAATATGTGCAAAGTCGTTTTCTTCCAGCATGCGGCCCATCAGAACGGAACCCACCATGCCGCGCCAGCCTACGAATCCTACCTTGTTCATTTCAATACCCTGTCAATTCTGTAAGAGATCACGTCCCGACACCCGCCGGGACAACGCAATGAATTAAGCCGATGCACTCAGAGCGCCGCGACCACCGCTGCGCCCATTTCCGCGGTAGAAACTTTTTGGCAGCCTTCGGTATAGATGTCCGCGGTGCGCAGCCCCTGGTCCAGCACCTTGCTCACCGCCGCCTCGATGGCATCGGCAGCGTCGCCCATATCCAGGGAATAACGCAGCATCATGGCCGCAGAGAGAATGGTAGCGAGCGGGTTGGCGATGCCCTGACCCGCAATATCTGGCGCGCTGCCGTGGCAGGGTTCGTACAGACCAAATCCGCTTTCGTTCAGCGATGCAGACGGCAGCATACCGATGGAGCCGGTGAGCATGGCCGCAGCGTCGGACAGAATGTCGCCGAACATATTGCCGGTCACCATCACGTCGAACTGTTTGGGTGCGCGCACCAACTGCATGGCCGCGTTGTCCACGTACATATGGGACAGTTCCACATCCGGGTACTCGGGTGCCAGACGATCCAGCACTTCACGCCACAGCACGGTAACTTCCAGCACATTGGCCTTGTCCACGGAGCAGAGTTTACCGCCGCGTTTCTGTGCCGCTTCAAACGCCGTGCGTGCGATGCGCTCGATTTCTGACTCTTTATACACGTAGGTGTTGAAGCCCTGCTTCTCACCATTTTCCAATTCGCGGATTCCGCGCGGCTCGCCAAAGTAAATACCGCCGGTGAGCTCGCGCACAATCAGGATATCGAGGCCCGACACCACCTCCGGTTTCAGCGAGGACGCATCGGCCAGCTGGGGGTACAGAATGGCCGGGCGCAGGTTGGCGTACAGGCCGAGACCACTGCGAATTTTCAACAGGCCTTTTTCCGGGCGGATAGCGCGATCCAGCTTGTCCCACTTCGGACCGCCCACGGCACCCAGCAGTACCGCGTCGCAGTCACCGGCATTTTTCAGCTCTGCGTCAGTCAGCGGCTCACCATGTGCATCGATGGACGCACCACCGATCAGGCCCTGGGTAAATTCCAGCCCCAGACCAAATTTCTCATCGGCGGTTTTCAATACCGCCAGTGCCTGCTCAACGATTTCCGGGCCGATACCATCGCCCGGGAGGATCATGATTTTCTTGCTCATGTTTTCTTCCTAAATTCCTTCTCGTGCGGTCACTTCACCGCATCAAACAACCAGGGTGCCTGTTCGCGGCGCTTGGCTTCGTATGCGCGAATTTCGTCCGCGTCTTCCAGTGTCAGACCGATATCATCGAGGCCATTCAGCAAACAGTGTTTGCGGAACTCGTCCACCTCAAACCCAATGGTCTCGCCATTGGGTTTGATCACCTGCTGTTTTTCCAGGTCGATGGTCAACTGGTAGCCTTCGTCCGCATACATTTCCTGGAACAACTGCTCAACGATCGCCTCATCAAGGACAATGGGCAACAAGCCATTTTTGAAACAGTTGTTGAAGAAAATATCCGCAAAACTCGGCGCAATTACCGCGCGGAAACCGTAGTCGTCCAGTGCCCAGGGCGCGTGCTCGCGGCTGGAGCCACAACCGAAATTCTTGCGCGCCAGCAGAATGGATGCCCCCTTATAGCGTGGGAAATTCAGCGGAAAATCCGGGTTCAGCGGGCGCTGACTGCAATCCTGCCCCGGCTGCCCCTCGTCGAGGTAGCGCAGCTCATCGAACAGATTCGGACCGAAACCGGTGCGCTTGATGGACTTCAGAAACTGCTTGGGAATGATCAGATCCGTGTCCACATTGGCGCGGTCCATCGGCGCGACAACGCCGGTTACCAGAGTAAACGCTTTCATTTCACACCCCCGAATTCACGCACGTCCACAAAATGACCGGCAATCGCCGCTGCTGCCGCCATACTCGGACTCACCAGATGGGTACGACCACCGTAACCCTGGCGACCTTCAAAGTTGCGGTTAGACGTGGATGCACAGTGCTCGCCGGCACCCAGTTTGTCTGCGTTCATGGCGAGGCACATGGAGCAGGAAGGCTCGCGCCACTCGAAGCCGGCCTCGATAAACACCTTGTCGAGCCCTTCTTTTTCCGCCTGTGCCTTCACAGACTGGGAACCGGGTACGACGAGCACCTGCTTCACACTGTCGGCTTTCTTGTGGCCCCTGGCCACTTCCGCCGCCGCGCGCAGATCCTCGATGCGGGAGTTGGTGCAGGAACCGATAAATACGCGGTCCAGATTGATATCGGTAATCTTCTGGCCAGCGCTCAGGCCCATGTACTCCAGCGCGCGCTCGATACCGGCTTTCCTGGTGGCGTCACTCTCGTCCGCAGGATCGGGAACTACCGCGTTTACCGGCACCACCATCTCCGGCGATGTGCCCCAGCTCACCTGCGGTTCGATCTCTTCCGCTTTCAGCTCGACGATCGCATCGAAGTGCGCACCATCGTCGGAGTGCAGGCGGCTCCAGTTTTCCACCGCACGCTCCCACTGCTCACCCTTGGGCGCATAGGGTTTGCCTTTTACGTAGTCCAGGGTGATCTGGTCCACCGCCACCATACCGGCGCGCGCGCCGCCCTCGATGGCCATGTTGCAGATGGTCATACGGCCTTCCATGGACATGGAGCGGATCGCGGAACCGCCAAACTCGATCGCGTAACCGGTACCGCCGGCGGTGCCGATCTTGCCGATGATGGCCAGCACTACGTCTTTCGCGGTGACGCCCGGGCCGAGCTCACCGTCCACACGCACCAGCATGTTCTTCATCTTTTTCTGGATCAGGCACTGGGTGGCCATCACGTGCTCCACCTCGGAGGTCCCGATACCGTGGGCCAGTGCGCCCAGCGCGCCGTGGGTAGAGGTGTGGGAATCGCCACAGACCACGGTCATGCCCGGCAGGGTGACGCCGGTCTCGGGGCCGATCACATGCACGATGCCCTGGCCGGGATCATTGATACCGAACTCGACAATACCGAAATCCTTGCAGTTCTCGTCCAGAGTTTTGACCTGGATACGGGAAACTTCGTCCTGGATACCTTCGATACCACCGGCGCGCTCGGCGGCGTCGGACGGCACATTGTGGTCAGGAGTGGCCACCACGGAATCCGTGCGCCAGGGCTTGCGACCCGCCAGGCGCAGGCCTTCAAACGCCTGCGGCGAGGTCACCTCGTGAATCAGGTGACGGTCGATGTAAATCAGTGCGGTGCCGTCGTCGCGGCTTTTGACAAGGTGGTCCTGCCAGAGCTTGTCGTAGAGCGTCTGTTTTTTGCTCTCAGGGTTTTTATTTTCCGGGTGGCCCATAGCCCCATCTCCTCTATGGATAACATGCGGGAGTCTAGGGGGGGTATTGAATAACATCAATTTATATTTATTATATGGCGCATTCGTTTTTGGAATACACGAGTAAGGCGGGCAATTACCATGGAAATTCAATGGCTTAGAGCCTTCCTCGCCATCGCTGAACAGGGTTCGGTATCGGAAGCCGCGGAGCAGCTGCACCTGACCCAGCCCGCGGTGAGCAAACGCCTCGCCTCGCTCGAACAGCAACTGGGCGCGCCGCTGTTTGACCGCATCGGCCGCAAGCTCCAGCTCACCAACGCCGGCCGCGCCCTGCTGCCGCGCGCCCGGCATATCCTCAACGAGGTGAGCGACGCGGAGCGGGAACTCAGGAGCCTCGGCGAAACCATCGGCGGCAGTCTGCGTATCGCCACCAGTCACCACGTGGGGCTGCACCACCTGCCGCCGGTGTTGAAGGATTTCAGCACCCGCTACCCGGACGTCGCTCTGGATATCGACTTCCTCGACTCGGAACAGGCCTACGAGGCCCTGATGGCCGGTGAGTACGAACTCGCCGTAGTCACCCTTGCACTGAAGGACTACCCCAGCCTCAACGCCCAGATTATCTGGCCCGACCCCTGCGTGGTGGTGGCCGCTCCGGATCACCCGCTGGCACAGATGCCCGAACTCGACCTGCCGGCACTGGCCCAGTACCCGGCCATCCTGCCGGACATGAACACCTACACCGGGCGACTGATCAAACGCGAGTTCGACGCCCACGGTCTCAAGCTCACCGCCAAGCTCGCCACCAATTTTCTCGAGACCATCAAGATGATGGCGGGCGTCGGTCTC encodes the following:
- the truA gene encoding tRNA pseudouridine(38-40) synthase TruA — encoded protein: MMNKIYEYKANGEVPEGESLPPGLRRIALGVEYCGSRLRGFQKQSHDPLTVQETLEKALSNVAAEPVTLVCAGRTDAGVHATGQVIHFDTSATRPTRAWIQGVNTQMPFDVRVHWAQEVPAQFHARFSARSRTYRYLIHSAATRSAQAATEVTWSERELDLDAMRAGAQHLIGEHDFSSFRAAQCQARSPVRRLSKLDIGRVGQLIVLEVSATAFLHHMVRNIAGVLMAVGRGDRAPEWVADVLAARDRAAAGVTAPPHGLYLVNVQYPDEFVLPEWPPGPLLVPLPLDAIANSGR
- a CDS encoding FimV/HubP family polar landmark protein is translated as MRVQKLALAVGLVSALGGNGALALGLGEIKLNSTLNQPLNAEIKLLQTRGLGENEIKVRLASSDDFERAGVDRAYLLDELQFSIDYSNGEPVVRISSRAPIREPFLNFLVETRWPSGRLLREYTLLMDLPAFSTNTASQPVQAAERERQQIVRNPPPQTPLKPTIVRQPEPVQAPVEQPESEYQAPQETVTEPAQPVYEEPAELQPAPQPETVASSGSRVYGPVEANKTLWEIARDNRETREVSVQQTMLAIQRLNPEAFINNNINLLKKGAVLRLPTNDEVRSLTRTEAVSQVATQNEAWRERVGDTEVTGAPLDGRAVAEETVESDALEGRVSLAAPGDNESVLSGSGSGTGDSEALEGELAVSEEELDKSRLENTELQERIGELNEQIDTMERMVEVSNDELQAVQAAAAQSLEGAESEAEDTSTEDAGLDVGGEIEGVDASTATPEQSAVSEPEAAEVAPENDEARNRVVVQTRPEPTLVERVMDNIVPIGVGAGALLVALFGFVTWRRRREEEEAIRQVEAEMAAERAQTETLEFAEADDNLSAVEELEASESFDLDQLGEVETDDPIGEAEIHLSLAQYQEAEAKLLTGLRSAPANVDARLMLLEVYAQQKSAEQFDEHYRQLLSYSDGPAADRAARLRETIPGIAPFVAPEVDFSSESLEAAQLDDLSADFDTADFNLDASFDDLDEFSGNKNTAVEAEEDDELGLLDEFSLDLDDEVESAPQGLSADDGDFSLDLDLGDELDSGLEGGFDGNLESEQSSLEMAAEGPASESTSQPAADSELEFDDLIADGELDLESLDGLEGLGDLDIDTDFDVSAEPSANTASTPMAEEGGLDFELDLTPMEDDGDLVSAEGDVRGDAVPAGNDTELSVEDGNLDGLDLDSIDLDSIDLGDFDDLGEIDLGGESAASVSGGLELEEDLDVAVAEESAPRKQAAADDEALGDLGFNLESDLDSELNLLEGSDEVSTKLELAQAYLDMGDKDGAREILGEVVEEATGEHQQRAKDMLKHMG
- a CDS encoding Asd/ArgC dimerization domain-containing protein; its protein translation is MTESNRELVILGVGSAPFDALLEILEERNTVTPAQLKLVVGDEVEADPQVFANRSIAVTPLDEFTFSADQVLLLLSGGDTASAAVTKAEEAGAWVVDAAGISRGDDSVALIHPLLNAAALQTVERRVVAVPGAGAAMIAEALYPLKSQLKSVDVVLNQPVSALGKASVDAAAAQTARLFNGQEPEADEVTGQRLAFNHLSSAEALLESGHSVSELALVLELRRLLGESIAFDATINTASVFHGQLANLSAQLENPVELSKVRGLLTNGARLEMRERPSAQDAVGSENTLVGRLRSGLLGPAWVNFCAASDNLRKDVAINCVQIVHLLLKTH
- the asd gene encoding aspartate-semialdehyde dehydrogenase, which translates into the protein MNKVGFVGWRGMVGSVLMGRMLEENDFAHIAEPVFFSTSNAGGAAPDIGKDVAPLKDAYDLDALAELDAIVSCQGGDYTKEVFGKLREKGWNGYWIDAASSLRMADDAIIVLDPVNRDVIDRGIESGVKNYIGGNCTVSLMLMGLGGLFKAGLVEWVTSMTYQAASGAGAKNMRELISQMGAIRDGVAAELADPASAILDIDRKVVESMRGGDFPTSEFGAPLAGSLLPWIDTQLENGQSREEWKAQVEANKILGTSSVVPVDGTCVRIGAMRCHSQAFTVKLKKDVPLAEVEQLIASANDWVKVVPNDRAITLQELTPTAVTGKLDIPVGRLRKLSLGGEYLNAFTVGDQLLWGAAEPLRRVLLILLGKL
- the leuB gene encoding 3-isopropylmalate dehydrogenase, with the translated sequence MSKKIMILPGDGIGPEIVEQALAVLKTADEKFGLGLEFTQGLIGGASIDAHGEPLTDAELKNAGDCDAVLLGAVGGPKWDKLDRAIRPEKGLLKIRSGLGLYANLRPAILYPQLADASSLKPEVVSGLDILIVRELTGGIYFGEPRGIRELENGEKQGFNTYVYKESEIERIARTAFEAAQKRGGKLCSVDKANVLEVTVLWREVLDRLAPEYPDVELSHMYVDNAAMQLVRAPKQFDVMVTGNMFGDILSDAAAMLTGSIGMLPSASLNESGFGLYEPCHGSAPDIAGQGIANPLATILSAAMMLRYSLDMGDAADAIEAAVSKVLDQGLRTADIYTEGCQKVSTAEMGAAVVAAL
- the leuD gene encoding 3-isopropylmalate dehydratase small subunit yields the protein MKAFTLVTGVVAPMDRANVDTDLIIPKQFLKSIKRTGFGPNLFDELRYLDEGQPGQDCSQRPLNPDFPLNFPRYKGASILLARKNFGCGSSREHAPWALDDYGFRAVIAPSFADIFFNNCFKNGLLPIVLDEAIVEQLFQEMYADEGYQLTIDLEKQQVIKPNGETIGFEVDEFRKHCLLNGLDDIGLTLEDADEIRAYEAKRREQAPWLFDAVK
- the leuC gene encoding 3-isopropylmalate dehydratase large subunit, which codes for MGHPENKNPESKKQTLYDKLWQDHLVKSRDDGTALIYIDRHLIHEVTSPQAFEGLRLAGRKPWRTDSVVATPDHNVPSDAAERAGGIEGIQDEVSRIQVKTLDENCKDFGIVEFGINDPGQGIVHVIGPETGVTLPGMTVVCGDSHTSTHGALGALAHGIGTSEVEHVMATQCLIQKKMKNMLVRVDGELGPGVTAKDVVLAIIGKIGTAGGTGYAIEFGGSAIRSMSMEGRMTICNMAIEGGARAGMVAVDQITLDYVKGKPYAPKGEQWERAVENWSRLHSDDGAHFDAIVELKAEEIEPQVSWGTSPEMVVPVNAVVPDPADESDATRKAGIERALEYMGLSAGQKITDINLDRVFIGSCTNSRIEDLRAAAEVARGHKKADSVKQVLVVPGSQSVKAQAEKEGLDKVFIEAGFEWREPSCSMCLAMNADKLGAGEHCASTSNRNFEGRQGYGGRTHLVSPSMAAAAAIAGHFVDVREFGGVK
- a CDS encoding LysR family transcriptional regulator — translated: MEIQWLRAFLAIAEQGSVSEAAEQLHLTQPAVSKRLASLEQQLGAPLFDRIGRKLQLTNAGRALLPRARHILNEVSDAERELRSLGETIGGSLRIATSHHVGLHHLPPVLKDFSTRYPDVALDIDFLDSEQAYEALMAGEYELAVVTLALKDYPSLNAQIIWPDPCVVVAAPDHPLAQMPELDLPALAQYPAILPDMNTYTGRLIKREFDAHGLKLTAKLATNFLETIKMMAGVGLGWSVLPKTLVDETLAELPMPQLSIVRNLGIIYHRNRTLSNAANALQQLLFKEARGL